Part of the Echeneis naucrates chromosome 18, fEcheNa1.1, whole genome shotgun sequence genome is shown below.
aactcccAAAACGTCAAGATCTACTATTTATcaatcaaatcattttttcaAATTGCTAGATGTAAAAAAATTTGGTTGATGCAGTGACTCAAAGTAAAAAAGACACCTGGACTAATGTAGGGAGGTTCCTCGTGAAAGGCCTCTGGGGGCCATCTGCTGCTCCGCCTGGAGGAGGCGTGCTTCTTAAAGGGGGGGAGTGCTGTGATGATCTGATGGGCTGAACGGAGGACACTCGTTTTTTATCGTTGCCTTTAGTTTGGAAAAGATGGTCAATATGACTCACGGCTTCAGGAGGCGTCGGGTCTGAAAGAGAGCACATTTGCGAGAAATTGTGAAGGATTTGTTCGTCTTAAAAAGAAATCAACGTTTCCGTCCCATGTTTGTGGTTTCTGTGTTGCTTCAGCACCAACTTTCCTTTTTACCTTTGACACtctcttctttgtctctttgatTTGCAGGCCAACCACCAGACATTTcctgcaacacatttttttaaagagctgttttagtttttaacttgTAGCTTTAGCACTCGTCTTGGATTTAAGGTTTGGACCAAAGCAAATCAAATTCAGGAAATGcaagtttgtttatttgctaCAGACAAATTTGAATATACTTTCTATCACTGATTGACTTTCATCTTTAACATTTGCTTTGAGAATTCCCCCAAGTGTGGCAGGAAGTGATGTGTCATAGTTCTCTAAGGCAGCAAAAAACAAACGTGCGAAAACACCCCAATATTGACCAACTCAGGACTTAGAATAACATCTGAAAAACCACACTGAGTGCCATTTCATGTTCCGAAGACAGAAATTCAGCGGCGTTCTGAATTTTCTAAACCTCACCTGAACTGGTGGACGTCCTGTTGGCACATTATCAAAGTTGTTTACAACCCCAACACTGGaaccttttttaaaatcagacaaCATGAAATGTGAGAAATGGTTTCTGTAAGGTGACGTATCCACAACTGAAATGATCTAAAAGTTAATATGTCTCTATTTTAACTGTGAAGTGCgaagttaaataataataataataataataataatgatgatgatattgaAATGAGAAAGCAGACCTGAGGGCTGAGTGATGTGAATCCCGTCAAACtgttctgccatttttttttcatcctgtaAATGTGCAAATCTTTTTAAGTCCTCCATTAAAACAGAGATTAGCTTCGCCaggtttgcttttgtttgataCTCACCAGCCTCATCGTCACTTTATAGACTGCTTCATTAATTGCGTGTTTGTGCATCTTGAACAGATCTTCTGTAACAGCTGTACAATCTGCAGGAGACATAAAGAGCACAAAGATTTATTATGAGGACACAACTGCCAACAAACTCTTAAAAGAGTTTTCTGTGTCGATAAAAAAGCACTTAGGCTGTTTAGTGGTTAAACATAGTAAACAGTAATTAAATAGGAAAAATTAAAGGATGCCAAAAGTTTTGTAGTTCGTCATGATAGGCTGAGAATGACGCAATAGATTGCAACACTTGAACCTGAAAACCAAAAGTTGCAGAGTCATACTGGGAGGAgtgaaaggaggaaaagtgGCTCCAGGTTGTGATCCTACCAAAGGACGAGGGCCTTTCGGTGGGACTTCCCCCCCAGCAGGTGATCATGAGCTCCATCAGTCCTGTCAGCCCTTCACATCCTGCAGCCTGGCTCCTGACCTCCTCCAGAGATGGACGGTCGCCCTGCGGGATGCGAAACTGCACGATGCATGGATCTGCATCTGCATTGGCGTGTCAGAGGTTAAAGagatttcctttttcaaaatgtagatTTGTATACATCTATATTACAGATTCATTTAACCTCTTTTTGTATCATCAGTGgatgaaataacaaaatgtaCATTATTAAACGGCAGGTAGATGAATTTAGCTGCTAAGTTGATGAAGAAAGCGAagctctttatttttattttttaacttctcAACTTTGGCTTCCCCTGCTGGTGATTTCAAGACAATGATAGAAATGTTCGGAGAAGCATTGCAGTCCCTCACCTGGATAAGGCTGCTTCCCCGTGACGAGGGACCACAGCAGGATACCGTAGCTGAAAGAGAGTGATCACACTTACAATGTTTGGCTCGCAGTTTGTTAAATCACTCTCATCAGTAAAACACTGTGGCATGTCCAAATGAGACAAGAGGAAGTCTGATTATCAGATTATCACTCACCTGATTTCTCACTTTAATTGTTTGTGGTAAATACTTGCATGTTGTTTAGTGAACTTGTTTAACAGCTGTGTATAATTTAATATCTGCCCTTCATCTTAGGCTTTTCACGATAATAATTAATGGCACTACAAAGAGTTCAGTTGCCGCTGTGGGGAAATAAAAAGTTTCAATTTGAAATGATTGTTGCTCCAAATTCAGACCTGTAAATATCAGAGGCTTGTGTAGGCTTGTATGTCGACATTGCAAAAGCTTCCGGCGGCATGTAGCTGATGGTTCCTCCTTCCTCATTGCTGTTCTTCTTGGAAAGTCGGCTGAGACTGGTGTAATATTTCGAAAGGCCAAAATCTGTAAGCTGCAGAAAACcaaagagaaaatgtcagacCGTTTCATCCTCCTAATGTGAGGAAGGTTTCACCTGCGCCTTCTCACCTTTGCATTGAGATGGAAGTCCAGCAGCACGTTGCTGGGCTTCAGGTCCAGGTGGAGCAGGGCAGGAATGAGGTTGTGGAGGAAGTTTATACCCAGAGCCACTTGGTTAGCGAGCCTGAAGACCAGAGGCCACGGTGGAGTTTCACACAAGGTTTTCTGTTTTGGAAGAAAGTCAGAATAAGAGAAGTGCATTCTCCATTACGCAAGGCTCGATTACTATTTCAGTATATATTGTTCAAATTAATGAGTGTGGGCACTAAATCTCAGTTCAAGTTATCCAGAAGTATCTGGGGTTTTACACTCATGGAGAACTGAATGTCGGCCAGAATCTGTCATTCTCAAGGTCATTCTGAATTATTGGGATTcaatatcaatcaatcaagCTGATGGAAGCATTAGATTGAAATATCTCATCCAGGCTGAAGGAGGAAGACAGGGGTCGGTCACCTGTAAGGAGGCCAGCGATCCTCTCTCCATGTACTCCATGACCAGGCCGAGGTGGTCTGTGAGTCCGGAGCGTGGGGGCCGACCCCTGAAGACCCCCAGGACCTGAATCACATAGGGGTTGCTTCCTCGACACATCATCTTGACCTCATGCTGCAGAGCCGTGCTGTTCCTGTGAACGAGTCGGTTTGTGCTGTCAGtgatttcctcctcttctgaTTGCAGTTGAACAGATTTCCTCTGTGACTGTACTCACCCGTCATCGTGATGCAGGAGCTTCACGGCCACATCGGAGCACAGCTCACGATGCCTGGCTTTAAAGATTTGTCCGAACCCCCCAGAATCGATCAATTTCCAGTCCTGGAGTTTGCAGTCTTCGATCACTGCTGGAGTTGAGTCGCTGGACATATTCACTGGAatacagatacaaaaaaaaaaaaaaaaaacagaaaaatgagcTGCACAAACTTTGTCTACTGACAAAGCGTCTACTGAGAAGCATAAAACTGACCCCCCCTCCAGAGGATGTGTTCCGCTACAACCTAGATTTTCAACCACATTTTATCACAATACCACACCGAGAGACTCACAAGGTGAAAAACCTGCTCTGCTTCTGTGGTTGGTAACACTTAAATACAGTTATTAGAAGCCATCCAGTCGGGTTGGTGaacattatttttgtctctgctttGAGTTTTAACtccaacaaaagaagaaaaaataaccTCAGAGGAGCTTTAGCTTCCTCTATTTGCTCATCAAATCTCTTTAAATTTACAAAAGGCTCATTTCTCCGGACAAACAGTTTCAGGAAAccgctttttgttttgtgtaggTTAGCAAGCACTAAACAGAAAATCAGAATAATTTCCTCAGTGAGTAAATTactttgtgttgttgcattGGATTGATTTAACATTAAATAATGAGCCACTGCTCATTTTCctctaaagttaaaaaaaatccaccgtAGCTGATTGTGTTCACAGAGCCATGAATaatgtgaatatgaatgaaaacataacaTTCAAGGTAGAAACCAACAGAAAGTCCACTTTCCTCGTCAACATTAAAAACACTCATGGTAATTTTTGAAAAGCTGGGGAATCACTCACCCGTAGGAATATACTCTCCTTCCTCATTATTCAGACGTTAACTGAGGCAAAAGAGAGTAAAAACCCTTTGCTTCATTCAGCGAGTTCCTactcagagcagcagaaatcGTTCCATCTAAATCGTTGAAAGGGGAAGTGAAAGCATGCAGCACTGATCCATCCCATAAATTTCTCCCTGCCTACTTCTGCTTCTGGGCTGCTCAGCAAACAGCccggagtgtgtgtctgtgagtgacagctgcatttttttttttttacttcatcaaaAACTATTCCTCATTGTCTGATTTAAATGGctggaagtgtttttttttttttttttaggttccTGTCTTTGACCACTTGACCACACAGATACCCAAAAACTCAAAACACAAGCTGAAGCTTTTTGTGGCCAAAATTACCACACTGACCCAAACACTTTAATTtttccagcagagggcagagtCTACAAAACGACTGGAAAGTAAATGGAAAGTTCAGAGGAAGACATGAAGGTGCAGTCTGATTAAATGAAGGCGTTTAAGGATTTATTTAGTTGAGAAGAATTAACTGAACAGTACAAAAGCGTCTTTTTCAAACCTGGAGCTGTcatcacctttaaaaaaaaaaaaaaaaaagacacggCTGGTGGGACAGTCACATGTTGTGGTTTCACATCAGGTTAAAGGGGAACTCCTCCTGCTGTGGACAAACTCTCTGTGCTCCGCTGCCTGAGGCCGGAGGTTAAAGGTGAAACTCAGCAGGagtgttgcattgtgggtaacgTCTGCATCAGCTTTGACAGGAAGCCATTAAGGTaccatttctatttttctgtctttacatgtttttttttttttatttaaattaatatataaaggaagacaaaaacagactgtGATTATCAGCTCAGCCTCaagctcattttattttatttactttgaatcCACTCAGTAGATTTTTCCGCCTTTTTGGCAGATAaaggatggaaagaaaaacatgaatgtgtcTGAGGTGGGCTGGAATATGTCAGGACAGGACAGATCTGTGTCCCTGAGTCAACCAGCAgctttaaaaacagacagaaaaacccCGTCGCTGACGTCACTGGAAATCCCCCTGTACTGGGACAAAAAGGTCAATAAAAACGCGTttcaaaaatagattttaaataaaatattcctcAGTGGGTTATGAGCCGTGGTTCGAAAAATGAAGAATAATAAtcgttttatttattattattattatttttttttttttttaaatggctcaGGCTGTTGCAGGAGCTTTAACATACCCGCCcagatgaagtgtgtgtctgtgtgtgtctgtgtgtgtcgctTAGTTTCGGTTTTGTCTTCGCTGCAGTCAGCAGTCATGTCCGCCTCCTCCGGCCGTCCTTCCTCGGCCTCTTCCCcgcggcagcagcagcctgagccGGTCACCGTCTCCTTCCAGCCCCGCTGCTCCCTCCGAGCAGCCATGAATCCGTTTTTTTGAAAACGcgcttcttcttattattatttttataattattattaatgttgttgttgttgttgttgtgtttctacTCGGACTTGTGGGAGGACCGAGTCGAGCTGCttctggaaatgaaacattgaAGTAAGAAAACTCCTCctctctttgctttttcttttattattattattattatcatcatcgttattattattatcttagAAACTATCTGCTATTCCAAACTAATGGTGGAAGTCTTCAATCCATTTCCTGCTCTGTTGGTATCAATACAAACTCAGTCTGTCGcttctgtgctgtttttattttatgtcgTTTCGGATTAAAGCGGATTTTGTCAAG
Proteins encoded:
- the ripk3 gene encoding receptor-interacting serine/threonine-protein kinase 3, which translates into the protein MSSDSTPAVIEDCKLQDWKLIDSGGFGQIFKARHRELCSDVAVKLLHHDDGNSTALQHEVKMMCRGSNPYVIQVLGVFRGRPPRSGLTDHLGLVMEYMERGSLASLQKTLCETPPWPLVFRLANQVALGINFLHNLIPALLHLDLKPSNVLLDFHLNAKLTDFGLSKYYTSLSRLSKKNSNEEGGTISYMPPEAFAMSTYKPTQASDIYSYGILLWSLVTGKQPYPDADPCIVQFRIPQGDRPSLEEVRSQAAGCEGLTGLMELMITCWGGSPTERPSSFDCTAVTEDLFKMHKHAINEAVYKVTMRLDEKKMAEQFDGIHITQPSGSSVGVVNNFDNVPTGRPPVQEMSGGWPANQRDKEESVKDPTPPEAVSHIDHLFQTKGNDKKRVSSVQPIRSSQHSPPLRSTPPPGGAADGPQRPFTRNLPTLVQRQSSSPSSLPNRSIPKLPHIHINMSHVNGFQCGSNNTMHIDHVLHPLASERRRHPTAPPSVDLQPPHLGGRKNQKGGAG